Proteins encoded together in one Prinia subflava isolate CZ2003 ecotype Zambia chromosome 23, Cam_Psub_1.2, whole genome shotgun sequence window:
- the RBM15 gene encoding RNA-binding protein 15 codes for MKGKERSPAKAKRSRGGEDSASSSSSSRGSKKPSGSSGGGGGSNGGKAAAASSESNSGSGRRGAHADKAGRAGSREYETGSAAAAGGGGRHGYSGKTAEASRSSSSRSGESRAAAAAASSSSSEPGGGEYKTLKISELGSALSDEAVEDGLFHEFKRFGDVSVKISRLPPGAGAADERVAFVNFRRPEDARAAKHARGRLVLYDRPLKIEAVYVGGGSGRRRSSRSPALLDKESPYGTAAVGAVAAAVRHPPAGAAQRALSPAGSGGALGYRDYRLQQLALGRLPPPPPLPRELERERDYGGFYEARVRPAYGLERVAGVAAAGGFRGGGGGAGAAGEEEISPEDDQRANRTLFLGNLDITVSESDLRRAFDRFGVITEVDIKRPGRGQTSTYGFLKFENLDMAHRAKLAMSGKVLLRNPIKIGYGKATPTTRLWVGGLGPWVPLAALAREFDRFGTIRTIDYRKGDSWAYIQYESLDAAQAACTHMRGFPLGGPDRRLRVDFADTEHRYQQPYLQPLPLPPPAHYELVAEAAAFGAHRGAPPDPLRGARDRTPPLLYRDRDRDLYPETEWVPPLPPVRDRSNRAAAYDPLESLERRRDGWSLERDRGERELGSSSRDQPRKRRLAEDGGRHLDRSPDSERSSSSRKRHCLATTSPPDRSPELLGGRERYGNDPERSSRLLLLERPSPIRESRRGSLERGQNEKRDRKNSAERERKHRAAAAQECKSPAKKDERAAEGGGGGSRLKPPPQKQQQDGAAQAGAAPKLCLAWQGMLLLKNSNFPSNMHLLQGDLGVASSLLVEGATGGKVAQLKITQRLRLDQPKLDEVNRRIKVAGPKGYAVLLAVPGASDSRPAAGAAEAATTSTQRPLRNLVSYLKQKQAAGVISLPVGGNKDKENSGVLHAFPPCDFSQQFLDSTAKALAKSEDDYLVMIIVRGAS; via the coding sequence GGTAAAACCGCGGAGGCGTcgcggagcagcagcagccgcagcggAGAATCGcgggcggccgccgccgccgcctcctcctcctcatcgGAGCCGGGCGGCGGCGAGTACAAGACGCTGAAGATCAGCGAGCTGGGCTCGGCGCTGAGCGACGAGGCGGTGGAGGACGGGCTTTTCCACGAGTTCAAGCGCTTCGGAGACGTGAGCGTCAAGATCAGCCGGCTCCCGCCCGGCGCGGGCGCCGCCGACGAGCGCGTGGCCTTCGTCAACTTCCGGCGGCCCGAGGACGCGCGCGCCGCCAAGCACGCGCGCGGCCGCCTCGTGCTCTACGACCGCCCGCTGAAGATCGAGGCCGTCTATGTCGGCGGGGGCAGCGGCCGCCGGCGCAGCAGCCGCTCCCCGGCGCTGCTGGACAAGGAATCTCCCTACGGCACGGCGGCGGTGGGCGCGGTGGCGGCGGCCGTGCGGCACCCGCCGGCCGGGGCCGCGCAGCGGGCGCTGTCccccgcgggcagcggcggAGCTTTGGGATACCGGGACTACCGGCTGCAGCAGCTCGCCCTGGGCcggctgccgccgccgccgccgctgccgagggagctggagagggagcgGGACTATGGCGGCTTCTACGAGGCGCGGGTGCGGCCGGCCTACGGGCTGGAGCGCGTGGCCGGCGTGGCGGCGGCCGGGGGAttccgaggaggaggaggaggcgccGGAGCggccggggaggaggagatCAGCCCCGAGGATGACCAGAGAGCCAACCGCACGCTGTTCCTGGGCAACCTGGACATCACCGTGAGCGAGTCGGACTTGCGGCGAGCGTTTGACCGTTTTGGGGTCATCACCGAGGTGGACATCAAGAGGCCGGGGCGCGGGCAGACCAGCACCTACGGGTTTCTTAAGTTTGAGAACCTGGACATGGCGCACCGGGCCAAGTTGGCCATGtcagggaaggtgctgctgcGCAACCCCATCAAGATCGGGTACGGCAAAGCCACCCCGACGACCCGGCTCTGGGTGGGCGGCCTGGGGCCCTGGGTGCCCCTGGCCGCCCTGGCCAGGGAGTTTGATCGGTTTGGCACCATCCGCACCATCGATTACCGCAAAGGGGATTCCTGGGCCTATATCCAGTACGAGAGCTTGGACGCGGCACAGGCAGCCTGCACCCACATGCGGGGCTTCCCCCTGGGGGGGCCGGATCGCCGGCTCCGCGTAGACTTTGCCGACACGGAGCATCGGTACCAGCAGCCctacctgcagcccctgcccttgCCGCCCCCGGCTCATTACGAGCTCGTGGCAGAGGCGGCTGCTTTTGGGGCTCACCGGGGAGCCCCCCCCGACCCTCTGCGGGGGGCCCGGGACAGGACGCCACCGTTGCTCTATAGAGACCGTGACAGAGACCTTTACCCCGAGACAGAGTGGGTGCCCCCGCTGCCCCCTGTGCGGGACCGGAGTAACCGGGCAGCTGCCTACGACCCGCTGGAGAGCCTGGAGCGCCGCCGGGATGGGTGGTCCTTGGAGCGGGACCGCGGGGAGAGGGAGCTGGGCAGTAGCAGTAGGGATCAGCCTAGGAAACGGAGACTGGCGGAGGATGGAGGCCGCCACTTGGACCGTTCCCCTGACAGCGAgcgctcctcttcctcccgaAAGCGCCACTGCTTGGCCACAACCTCTCCCCCGGACCGCAGCCCCGAGCTTCTCGGAGGCCGGGAGCGTTACGGGAACGACCCCGAGCGCTCGTCCCGCTTGCTCCTCTTGGAGCGGCCTTCCCCCATCCGGGAGTCCCGCCGGGGCAGCCTGGAGCGGGGGCAGAACGAAAAGCGAGACCGCAAGAACTCCGCAGAGCGGGAGCGCAAGcaccgcgccgccgccgcccaggAGTGCAAAAGCCCGGCCAAAAAGGACGAGCGGGCGGCGGAGGGAGGCGGCGGAGGCTCCCGGCTCAAACCTCCTCcccagaaacagcagcaggacgGAGCAGCGCAGGCCGGGGCAGCGCCCAAGCTGTGCCTGGCTTGGCAGGGGATGCTCCTGCTGAAGAACAGCAACTTCCCGTCCAACATGCACCTGCTCCAGGGGGACCTCGGCGTCGCCAGCAGCCTCCTCGTGGAGGGAGCGACTGGGGGGAAAGTGGCTCAGCTCAAGATCACCCAACGCCTCCGTCTGGACCAGCCCAAGTTGGACGAGGTCAACCGGCGCATCAAGGTGGCGGGTCCCAAGGGATACGCCGTCCTTCTGGCCGTGCCCGGCGCCTCCGACAGCCgccccgcagccggggctgccgAGGCCGCCACCACCTCCACGCAGAGGCCGCTCAGGAATCTGGTGTCCTACCTAAAGCAAAAGCAGGCTGCCGGGGTGATCAGCCTGCCTGTGGGGGGGAACAAAGACAAGGAGAACAGCGGGGTGCTGCACGCCTTTCCGCCCTGCGATTTCTCCCAGCAGTTCCTGGACTCCACGGCCAAGGCGTTGGCCAAATCAGAGGACGACTATCTGGTCATGATCATTGTCCGTGGGGCGTCCTAA